In a genomic window of Polycladomyces abyssicola:
- a CDS encoding ribonuclease J — translation MTKHNLRGKLTIFALGGLDEIGKNMYVVQYGDDIVVIDAGLMFPEEDMLGIDVVIPDITYLLENREKVRGIIITHGHEDHIGALPYILRYLNVPVFGTKLTLGLIEHKLREAHLLNETKRVLINNRSEIKLGSMKATFFRTNHSIPDSVGVCLETPEGIVVHTGDFKFDMTPVNGQTADLHKMAEIGKRGVLCLLSDSTNAERPGFTGSEKSVGESIEEVFRKAKQRIIVATFASNIHRIQQVVDACYNNGRKLAVVGRSMVNVVNIGMELGYLRVPSDLLIDPDDIGRLPANRVAVISTGSQGEPMSALTRMAHASHRKVEVLPGDTVIIAATPIPGNEKFVARTVDQLFRIGADVVYNANTPKGVHVSGHGHQEDLKLMLNLIRPKYFIPIHGEYRMLRAHAQLAESVGVKPENIFICDNGDTVEISNGKARYGPKIPTGNILIDGLGVGDVGNIVLRDRKLLSQDGILVVVVTLSKTNGAILSGPDIISRGFVYVRESEQLMEEANRIVTQTMEKCVKDRVSEWASLKTSIRDSLSRFLYERTRRRPMILPIIMEV, via the coding sequence TTGACTAAGCACAACCTACGAGGCAAATTGACCATTTTTGCACTCGGTGGGTTGGATGAAATCGGGAAAAACATGTACGTGGTACAGTACGGGGACGATATCGTCGTCATCGATGCCGGACTGATGTTTCCTGAAGAAGACATGCTCGGCATCGATGTGGTGATTCCGGATATCACGTATCTGTTGGAAAATCGTGAGAAAGTACGCGGGATAATCATTACACACGGACACGAGGATCATATTGGCGCATTGCCTTACATTCTACGCTATCTGAACGTACCGGTTTTCGGAACCAAGTTGACTTTGGGCCTGATCGAACACAAATTGCGGGAAGCGCATCTATTGAACGAGACGAAACGAGTATTGATCAACAACCGCTCGGAGATCAAGCTTGGTTCGATGAAAGCGACGTTTTTCCGGACCAATCACAGCATTCCGGACTCGGTCGGCGTCTGCTTGGAAACACCGGAGGGGATCGTGGTACACACCGGTGATTTCAAGTTCGACATGACGCCGGTAAACGGCCAGACGGCAGACTTGCACAAAATGGCGGAGATCGGAAAAAGAGGTGTGTTGTGTCTGCTGTCGGACAGTACCAATGCTGAACGTCCGGGATTCACCGGATCGGAAAAAAGCGTGGGCGAATCAATCGAGGAAGTGTTTCGAAAAGCGAAGCAACGGATTATCGTCGCTACATTCGCTTCCAATATCCACCGTATCCAGCAAGTTGTGGATGCGTGCTACAACAACGGTCGCAAGCTGGCTGTCGTGGGTCGGAGCATGGTCAACGTCGTCAATATCGGTATGGAACTCGGATATCTGCGGGTTCCGTCCGATTTGTTGATCGATCCGGATGATATCGGTCGGTTGCCCGCCAACCGGGTGGCGGTAATCTCCACCGGAAGCCAGGGTGAACCGATGTCCGCTCTGACACGCATGGCGCACGCTTCCCACAGGAAGGTGGAAGTGCTTCCAGGCGATACCGTCATCATCGCAGCCACACCGATTCCGGGAAACGAGAAATTCGTCGCACGTACGGTAGACCAATTGTTCCGAATCGGAGCAGATGTGGTGTACAACGCCAATACGCCAAAAGGGGTTCACGTGTCCGGTCATGGTCACCAAGAAGATCTGAAACTGATGCTCAATCTGATTCGTCCCAAGTACTTCATCCCGATTCATGGTGAGTACCGCATGTTGCGGGCTCACGCCCAACTCGCCGAATCCGTTGGAGTGAAACCGGAAAACATCTTTATTTGCGATAATGGCGACACTGTTGAAATATCCAATGGAAAAGCTCGTTACGGCCCGAAGATTCCCACCGGCAATATACTGATTGACGGCTTGGGGGTCGGAGACGTCGGTAATATCGTTTTAAGAGACCGCAAACTGTTGTCACAAGATGGAATTTTAGTGGTTGTAGTCACCCTTAGCAAAACCAATGGGGCCATCTTGTCCGGGCCCGATATCATCTCGCGCGGTTTTGTCTACGTGCGCGAATCGGAACAACTAATGGAAGAAGCCAACCGCATCGTCACGCAGACGATGGAAAAGTGTGTCAAAGACCGCGTCAG